In a single window of the Bacteroidota bacterium genome:
- a CDS encoding glycosyltransferase family protein, translating to MNPLIFIQARMGSTRLPGKVLKPIGGKLQLQHLIDRLGVYTGRGQVVVVTSDKKTDDAIEKFCVEQEIKFFRGSEEDVLDRFYKAAKKFGASSNTTIVRITADCPLHHESVIRFALDEFARHELDYFTNSFAPHFEDGCDTEVFRYSVLEQTWKEADLQSQREHVTPYMKDSGKFLAGYKKYDPRYCFKLSVDTPEDHEAIENIFKTLAPSADFTITQVVDLILRDPSIIAANKKSVINAGYARSLSEDKKIK from the coding sequence ATGAATCCGCTGATCTTCATACAGGCCCGCATGGGCTCCACACGTCTGCCGGGAAAAGTTCTGAAACCCATCGGTGGAAAACTTCAATTACAGCATCTCATTGACCGTCTTGGCGTGTACACGGGTCGCGGGCAGGTGGTTGTAGTTACGAGTGATAAAAAAACAGATGATGCGATTGAAAAATTCTGTGTTGAACAGGAAATAAAATTTTTCCGCGGAAGTGAAGAGGATGTTCTGGACCGGTTTTATAAAGCGGCAAAAAAATTTGGTGCCTCATCCAACACCACCATCGTTCGCATTACCGCAGATTGTCCTTTGCATCACGAGAGCGTGATCCGTTTTGCACTCGATGAATTTGCAAGACACGAACTGGATTATTTCACCAATTCATTTGCCCCGCATTTCGAAGACGGATGCGATACGGAAGTTTTCCGGTACAGTGTACTGGAGCAAACGTGGAAAGAAGCCGATCTGCAATCGCAACGCGAACATGTGACTCCTTACATGAAAGATTCGGGAAAATTTCTCGCCGGTTATAAAAAATACGATCCGCGGTATTGTTTCAAACTTTCGGTGGATACTCCCGAAGATCATGAAGCAATAGAAAATATTTTCAAAACACTCGCTCCCTCAGCAGATTTTACGATCACCCAGGTGGTAGATCTTATTCTGCGTGATCCTTCAATTATTGCTGCGAATAAAAAAAGCGTGATCAATGCGGGCTATGCAAGATCGCTTAGCGAAGACAAAAAAATAAAATAG
- a CDS encoding glutamate-1-semialdehyde 2,1-aminomutase has product MEKKYISDFTRSDEYRRTIHDLIPGGAHTYSKGDDQFPLHSPAAIVRGKGSHVWDADGNEYIECLLGLASVSLGHAYEPVLARVREELEKGNNFSRPSVIEKEMAEKFLSLVDGHDLIKYAKNGSVVTTAAVKLARAYTGRKLIARPADHPFYSYDDWFISSTAANFGIPQEIAAMTVMYKADDLSSLRELFEEYPGQIACVISEPEKINILEKDYLKNAIDLTHQHGALYIADEMITGFRTAFPGSCAKFGVVPDLATWGKGIANGFSFCALTGKKEVMELGGIRRKGERKLFLVSTTHGGETCSIAAGLATINEFETKDVLKHNHAIGDIFVNGIKSLIEKHGLNEYIDQLQFNWHASMGFRNAKKEADFGMRTLFNQELIKRGVLFQGIFCPCFSHTKEDMDHILWAADEAMSVYKKGLDDGYEKYLAGDSIKPVFRKII; this is encoded by the coding sequence ATGGAAAAGAAATACATTTCAGATTTCACACGGTCGGATGAGTATCGAAGAACAATTCACGATCTTATTCCGGGAGGCGCGCATACGTATTCAAAAGGTGATGACCAATTTCCTTTGCATTCTCCGGCTGCAATTGTTCGGGGAAAAGGATCGCATGTGTGGGATGCCGATGGAAATGAATACATCGAATGTTTACTCGGACTTGCATCGGTGAGTCTCGGGCATGCATACGAGCCGGTGCTGGCGCGTGTGCGTGAAGAATTGGAAAAAGGAAATAATTTTTCGAGGCCTTCTGTGATCGAGAAAGAGATGGCGGAAAAATTTCTTTCGCTTGTTGATGGACATGACCTGATCAAGTATGCAAAGAATGGTTCCGTTGTTACTACTGCAGCGGTAAAGCTCGCACGTGCATACACGGGAAGAAAATTAATAGCGCGCCCTGCAGACCATCCATTCTATTCTTACGATGATTGGTTCATCAGTTCTACTGCTGCGAATTTCGGGATCCCGCAGGAAATTGCCGCTATGACGGTGATGTACAAAGCGGATGATCTTTCCTCACTCAGGGAACTGTTTGAAGAATATCCCGGGCAAATTGCATGCGTGATCTCTGAACCGGAGAAAATAAATATCCTGGAAAAAGATTATCTCAAAAATGCGATCGATCTCACGCACCAGCACGGTGCATTGTATATCGCTGATGAAATGATCACCGGTTTCAGAACGGCGTTCCCGGGTTCCTGTGCAAAGTTCGGCGTCGTTCCCGATTTGGCCACCTGGGGAAAAGGAATTGCAAATGGATTTTCATTCTGCGCACTCACCGGGAAAAAAGAAGTGATGGAACTCGGCGGCATCCGCAGGAAAGGTGAACGTAAACTTTTTCTTGTTTCAACAACTCACGGTGGAGAAACGTGTTCGATCGCTGCCGGCCTTGCTACAATAAATGAATTTGAAACAAAGGATGTGTTAAAACACAACCATGCTATTGGCGATATTTTTGTGAATGGAATAAAGTCGCTGATAGAAAAGCACGGATTAAATGAGTACATCGATCAACTCCAGTTCAACTGGCATGCAAGCATGGGATTCCGCAATGCAAAAAAAGAAGCAGATTTCGGAATGCGAACGTTGTTCAACCAGGAACTGATCAAACGAGGCGTTTTGTTCCAGGGAATATTCTGTCCCTGCTTCAGCCACACGAAAGAAGATATGGATCATATTCTATGGGCGGCCGATGAAGCAATGAGTGTTTACAAAAAAGGACTGGATGACGGTTATGAAAAATATCTTGCTGGTGATAGCATCAAACCCGTTTTCAGAAAAATTATCTGA
- a CDS encoding N-acetylneuraminate synthase family protein has product MKNILKFISDYDSKILTRPYVIAEAGVNHEGSMELAKRLIDEAAEAGADAIKFQTYKADTIASKDSPYYWDITKEPTRSQHELFQKYDKFWKKEYEELKKYCDKAGIEFMSTAFDVESANFLNDLMPVYKISSSDITNLPFIEHQCRFGKPVILSTGSSYHWEIQQALDTIAKHGNKVVLMHCILNYPTLDENANLGMLIDQVHHYPQTIPGYSDHTLPGKMEVLKLATHLGAAFLEKHFTHDKSLPGNDHYHAMDKNDLKHFNSEMDFTFKVLGSFKKLPLTGEEKSRANARRSLVAKRNIAEGKVVEFDDLTWKRPASGISPKDIDQLIGKKSLRAIKEDEVLKWNMFN; this is encoded by the coding sequence ATGAAAAATATTTTAAAATTCATCAGCGATTACGATTCGAAAATTCTCACGCGCCCGTATGTGATCGCGGAAGCGGGAGTGAATCACGAAGGATCGATGGAACTGGCGAAACGTCTCATCGATGAAGCGGCTGAAGCCGGGGCCGATGCCATTAAATTTCAAACTTACAAAGCCGACACGATCGCGAGTAAAGACAGCCCGTACTATTGGGATATTACAAAGGAACCCACGCGCAGCCAGCACGAACTTTTTCAGAAGTACGATAAGTTCTGGAAGAAAGAATACGAAGAGTTGAAAAAATATTGTGACAAAGCAGGAATTGAATTCATGTCAACTGCATTCGACGTGGAGTCGGCAAATTTTCTAAACGACCTGATGCCGGTCTATAAAATTTCTTCCAGCGATATCACCAATCTTCCTTTCATTGAACACCAGTGTCGTTTCGGAAAACCTGTTATTCTTTCGACAGGATCCTCGTATCATTGGGAAATTCAGCAGGCGCTCGACACCATTGCAAAGCATGGGAATAAAGTGGTGCTCATGCATTGTATTCTCAATTATCCTACGCTTGATGAAAATGCAAATCTCGGAATGCTCATCGACCAGGTACATCATTATCCGCAAACCATTCCCGGTTATTCCGATCACACACTTCCGGGAAAAATGGAAGTGTTGAAATTGGCGACTCACCTTGGCGCTGCATTTCTCGAAAAACATTTTACGCATGATAAATCACTTCCCGGTAATGATCATTACCATGCGATGGATAAAAATGATCTGAAACATTTCAACAGTGAAATGGATTTCACTTTCAAAGTACTGGGGTCTTTTAAAAAACTTCCGCTGACGGGCGAAGAAAAATCGAGAGCGAATGCGCGCAGGAGCTTAGTAGCAAAAAGAAATATAGCGGAAGGGAAAGTGGTGGAATTCGATGACCTTACGTGGAAACGCCCTGCATCAGGGATCAGCCCGAAAGATATCGATCAGCTCATTGGTAAAAAATCTTTACGCGCTATAAAAGAAGATGAAGTTCTGAAATGGAATATGTTTAACTGA
- a CDS encoding SDR family oxidoreductase, translated as MKNIRTTDPDLIDFKTKFDLREKVIIITGGCGLIGRAFAEACAQFGAHVVIADIKAANPAVKADALEKKHARKMLGIEVDVADRNSVMSLKENVLGSFGKIDGLINGHQNKTNNFFQKFEEYSDENWDAVVQTNLKGTFLTCQVIGSHMAEKGSGAIINIPSTYSVVAPNQNLYKGTSIGCPAAYSASKGGVEALSQYLSTYWAAKGVRVNQVTPHGVWNNHEDQFEKNFANFSPMQRMSYNHEVASAAIFLLSDASSYVTGHNLIVDGGWTAW; from the coding sequence ATGAAAAACATCAGAACAACAGATCCGGATCTTATTGATTTCAAAACAAAATTTGATCTCCGGGAAAAAGTGATCATCATCACGGGCGGATGCGGGCTCATCGGGCGCGCGTTTGCAGAAGCTTGCGCACAGTTTGGCGCGCACGTGGTGATCGCCGATATCAAAGCTGCGAACCCGGCTGTAAAAGCAGATGCACTTGAAAAAAAGCACGCGCGTAAAATGCTTGGAATAGAAGTGGATGTTGCCGACCGGAATTCTGTGATGAGTTTGAAAGAAAATGTGCTGGGTTCATTCGGGAAAATAGACGGACTCATCAATGGCCACCAGAATAAAACAAATAATTTTTTCCAGAAGTTCGAAGAATATTCCGATGAGAACTGGGATGCGGTGGTGCAAACGAATCTGAAAGGAACTTTTCTCACCTGCCAGGTTATCGGTTCTCACATGGCGGAGAAGGGCAGTGGCGCCATCATTAATATTCCTTCTACCTATTCTGTCGTTGCGCCGAATCAGAATCTTTACAAAGGAACTTCCATCGGTTGCCCGGCGGCTTATTCTGCTTCGAAAGGTGGAGTGGAAGCGTTATCCCAATATCTTTCTACTTACTGGGCGGCGAAAGGAGTTCGCGTGAACCAGGTCACTCCGCATGGTGTGTGGAATAATCATGAAGATCAGTTCGAGAAGAATTTCGCCAACTTTTCTCCGATGCAACGAATGAGTTACAATCACGAAGTGGCGAGCGCCGCAATTTTTTTACTCAGCGATGCTTCCAGTTATGTTACGGGACACAATCTGATTGTGGATGGCGGTTGGACAGCATGGTAA